A window of Pyxidicoccus xibeiensis contains these coding sequences:
- a CDS encoding AAA family ATPase, which produces MRRWAPTVCQPPLVGRGPQLGRLMALAAEARRGLGHAVWLVGEAGLGKSRLKDALVERLAGEGFEVWEGSGMALPGTPAGPFRELLDATRGLQPPTGVGRVSSSEAELLGRFLEGRERQGVPASLAAERTALLDALCHALMPHRRPRLLVLEDWQHADPLSHALIEALVGRLLHTPLLLLVLQRPGGTAPVPVSATVLSVEPLGPEEASSLYAQRLPSHAEVSPDMREGLLRCAAGHPLHLLHAITLHEEQPEAEAPRTGAEALTARLESLSPVQREALQAASVLGPSFPRPVLGALVGGYTPLAWLEVGGWLRAVAGGRYTWAASVLEHEAAPDAPALHRRAAEAYEALPVELRRRCCVELARHWLSAGLPERALPHLLELAGWHRAALEPVTALGVYRFSIGMALGLEPETSRAWLRVLWEHMGDAHRLAGERPEAEYAWRNARSLDTQGRAPAPEDRARRLDKLASVLLSLGRHEEVVALGEEGHREGLEAVPTLAAALDAHASLALCALGRFEQARTRLRLARERLRLAPQETGPTRASVEAALHRAMGDVLMGLGQPEQATLEYGAVLRWSERSGDTWEHSIALFSLGDAHARAGDRERATHFFQLALDVKSRTGDRWGMAYTHHGLALLHTQADAPELAKEDAVRGLQLAAVLEDGRLKSLLRCVLGRAQLRLGELEEAGRQLQLAAQEAAAAGARPEQLQAEAALRALDARR; this is translated from the coding sequence GTGCGACGGTGGGCACCGACGGTGTGCCAGCCGCCGCTCGTGGGGCGGGGCCCGCAGCTGGGCCGGCTGATGGCGCTCGCGGCGGAGGCACGGCGCGGGCTGGGCCACGCGGTGTGGCTGGTGGGAGAGGCGGGGCTGGGCAAGTCGCGGCTGAAGGACGCGCTGGTGGAGCGGCTGGCCGGCGAGGGCTTCGAGGTGTGGGAGGGCAGTGGCATGGCCCTGCCCGGGACGCCCGCGGGCCCTTTTCGCGAGCTGCTGGATGCCACCCGGGGCCTGCAGCCGCCGACGGGCGTGGGGCGCGTGTCCAGCTCGGAGGCGGAGCTGCTGGGCCGGTTCCTGGAGGGGCGTGAGCGGCAGGGCGTTCCCGCGAGCCTCGCGGCCGAGCGCACCGCGCTGCTCGATGCCCTGTGTCATGCGCTGATGCCCCACCGCCGTCCCCGGCTGCTCGTGCTGGAGGACTGGCAGCACGCGGACCCGCTCAGCCATGCGCTCATCGAGGCCCTGGTGGGACGGCTCCTCCACACCCCGCTGCTCCTGCTGGTGCTCCAGCGGCCCGGCGGCACCGCGCCCGTGCCGGTGTCGGCGACGGTGCTGAGCGTGGAGCCGCTGGGCCCGGAGGAGGCCTCCTCGCTGTACGCGCAGCGGCTGCCCTCCCACGCGGAGGTGTCACCGGACATGCGCGAGGGGTTGCTCCGCTGTGCCGCGGGGCACCCACTGCACCTGCTCCACGCCATCACCCTCCACGAGGAGCAGCCCGAAGCGGAGGCGCCGCGCACGGGGGCGGAGGCGCTCACCGCGCGGCTGGAGTCGCTGTCCCCCGTCCAGCGCGAGGCGCTGCAGGCCGCGTCGGTGCTCGGGCCCTCCTTTCCCCGGCCCGTGCTGGGCGCGCTGGTGGGCGGGTACACGCCGCTGGCGTGGCTGGAGGTGGGCGGGTGGCTGCGGGCCGTCGCGGGGGGACGGTACACGTGGGCCGCCAGCGTCCTGGAGCATGAGGCCGCGCCGGACGCACCCGCGCTGCACCGCCGCGCCGCGGAGGCGTACGAGGCGCTGCCGGTGGAGCTGCGCCGCCGCTGCTGCGTGGAGCTGGCCCGGCACTGGCTCTCCGCGGGCCTGCCGGAGCGCGCGCTGCCCCACCTGCTGGAGCTGGCGGGCTGGCACCGCGCGGCCCTGGAGCCCGTCACCGCGCTGGGCGTGTACCGCTTCTCGATAGGGATGGCGCTCGGGCTGGAGCCGGAGACGTCCCGGGCGTGGCTGCGCGTGCTCTGGGAGCACATGGGGGATGCGCACCGGCTGGCCGGAGAGCGGCCCGAGGCGGAGTATGCGTGGCGCAATGCGCGCTCGCTCGACACCCAGGGGCGGGCGCCCGCGCCGGAGGACCGGGCGCGCCGGCTGGACAAGCTGGCCTCGGTGCTGCTGTCGCTCGGCCGCCACGAGGAGGTGGTGGCGCTGGGGGAGGAGGGCCACCGCGAGGGACTGGAGGCGGTGCCCACGCTGGCGGCTGCCCTGGATGCGCACGCCTCACTGGCGCTGTGCGCGCTGGGGCGCTTCGAGCAGGCGCGCACCCGGCTTCGCCTCGCGCGCGAGCGGCTGCGGCTGGCGCCTCAGGAGACGGGCCCGACGCGGGCCAGCGTGGAGGCCGCGCTGCACCGGGCCATGGGCGACGTGCTGATGGGGCTGGGGCAGCCGGAGCAGGCCACGCTGGAGTACGGCGCGGTGCTGCGCTGGAGCGAGCGCTCCGGAGACACCTGGGAGCATTCCATCGCCCTCTTCAGCCTGGGAGATGCCCACGCTCGCGCGGGAGACCGGGAGCGGGCGACGCACTTCTTCCAGCTCGCGCTGGACGTCAAGTCACGCACGGGGGACCGCTGGGGCATGGCGTACACCCACCACGGGCTGGCGCTGCTGCACACGCAGGCGGACGCGCCGGAGCTGGCGAAGGAGGACGCCGTGCGGGGGCTCCAGCTCGCCGCCGTGCTGGAGGACGGCAGGCTGAAGTCCCTGCTGCGCTGCGTCCTGGGACGGGCGCAGCTGCGCCTCGGAGAGCTGGAGGAGGCCGGGCGACAGCTCCAGCTCGCCGCCCAGGAGGCCGCGGCGGCCGGGGCCCGCCCGGAGCAGCTCCAGGCGGAGGCCGCGCTCCGGGCGCTCGACGCGCGCCGTTGA
- a CDS encoding heparin lyase I family protein, with product MKNTLLLAGALLGIGAVGCGDYTPTEETGEAPESLGVSAEALTASNCTQLTATSVIANGNDGNVPANTMDDRLDTRWSQLGKGAWIDYDLGATKTVAGAAIAWHGGNTRANTFTVAVSTDGINYTQVYSGTSSGTTTNAETYTFPAVSARRLRIYVNGNTLNDWASIAEARACAGTVTQPPPTTPPPTGSSVVWVGDFETNNLAQWTKTQMVSADRLALVASPLRQGRYAIKTTVKHGDDPINSSGNRNELVRMTREPVGSEFYYRWSTMFDSTFPSAKTWQLFTQWHHEGDSGSPPVEFYVYGEEVRLNIGGSPGVIVWRTPLVRGQWQDFIFHVKWSPDASVGFVELYLNGKLVMPKRFIATQFSGQLNYLKVGLYRNDTITQTGIVYHDGWTMARRLEDVLNPTTVLTAP from the coding sequence CTGAAGAACACCCTCCTGCTGGCTGGAGCGCTGCTCGGTATCGGCGCCGTTGGCTGTGGCGACTACACCCCCACCGAGGAGACGGGGGAGGCCCCGGAGTCCCTGGGCGTCTCGGCCGAGGCGCTCACCGCGTCGAACTGCACGCAGCTCACCGCCACGTCGGTCATCGCCAACGGCAACGACGGCAACGTCCCCGCGAACACGATGGACGACCGGCTGGACACGCGCTGGAGCCAGCTCGGCAAGGGTGCGTGGATTGACTACGACCTGGGCGCCACGAAGACGGTGGCGGGTGCCGCCATCGCCTGGCACGGCGGCAACACGCGCGCCAACACCTTCACCGTGGCGGTGTCCACGGACGGCATCAACTACACGCAGGTCTACAGCGGCACCAGCAGTGGCACGACGACCAACGCGGAGACCTACACCTTCCCGGCCGTCTCCGCCCGCCGGCTGCGCATCTACGTCAACGGCAACACGCTGAACGACTGGGCCAGCATCGCCGAGGCGCGCGCCTGCGCCGGCACCGTGACGCAGCCGCCTCCGACGACGCCTCCCCCGACGGGCTCCAGCGTGGTGTGGGTGGGTGACTTCGAGACGAACAACCTGGCCCAGTGGACCAAGACGCAGATGGTGAGCGCGGACCGGCTCGCGCTGGTGGCCTCGCCGCTGCGCCAGGGCCGCTACGCCATCAAGACGACAGTGAAGCACGGCGACGACCCCATCAACTCCAGCGGCAACCGCAACGAGCTGGTGCGGATGACGCGCGAGCCGGTGGGCTCCGAGTTCTACTACCGCTGGAGCACGATGTTCGACTCCACGTTCCCGAGCGCGAAGACGTGGCAGCTCTTCACCCAGTGGCACCATGAGGGTGACTCCGGCTCGCCGCCGGTGGAGTTCTACGTCTACGGCGAGGAGGTTCGCCTCAACATCGGCGGCAGCCCGGGCGTCATCGTCTGGCGCACGCCGCTGGTGCGCGGCCAGTGGCAGGACTTCATCTTCCACGTGAAGTGGTCGCCGGACGCGAGCGTGGGCTTCGTGGAGCTGTACCTCAACGGCAAGCTGGTGATGCCCAAGCGCTTCATCGCTACCCAGTTCTCCGGGCAGCTCAACTACCTGAAGGTGGGCCTGTACCGGAACGACACCATCACCCAGACGGGCATCGTCTACCACGACGGGTGGACCATGGCCCGCAGGCTGGAGGACGTGCTCAACCCGACGACGGTCCTCACCGCGCCGTAG
- a CDS encoding antibiotic biosynthesis monooxygenase, whose protein sequence is MAHTLLVVHVQVHVKPEHVEAFREATLANARESVKEPGIARFDVMQDVDDATRFVLVEAYRTPQAPAAHKETAHYLTWRDTVAPMMAEPRTSRKFVNRFPDDAGW, encoded by the coding sequence ATGGCCCACACCCTGCTGGTCGTGCACGTCCAGGTCCACGTGAAGCCGGAGCACGTGGAAGCCTTCCGCGAAGCCACCCTGGCCAATGCGCGGGAGAGCGTGAAGGAGCCCGGCATCGCCCGCTTCGACGTCATGCAGGACGTCGATGACGCCACGCGCTTCGTGCTGGTGGAGGCGTACCGGACGCCCCAGGCCCCGGCCGCGCACAAGGAGACGGCCCACTACCTCACCTGGCGCGACACGGTGGCGCCGATGATGGCGGAGCCGCGCACCAGCCGGAAGTTCGTCAACCGCTTCCCCGACGACGCCGGGTGGTGA
- a CDS encoding iron-containing alcohol dehydrogenase — MSVLAFEFATATRIVFGPGRAAEAPEAVRALGGSRVLLVTGKDPTRARALQEGLERLGVPVRVFSVDGEPTVELAREGTAAAVESGCDAVVAFGGGSALDAGKAIAALAANGGDPLDYLEVIGRGKPLTRPALPFVAIPTTAGTGSEVTRNAVLGSRESKVKASLRSPHMLPRLALVDPDLLIGAPSVVLAASGMDALSQLIEPFLSARANPLTDALAREGMRRSARSLRRAVLEGPDAAMREDLAAASLFGGLCLANSGLGAVHGFAAPVGGMYDAPHGAVCAALLPAVLDVNLRALRARAPEHPAVPRFQEVAVLLTGRADARAEDALAWVEDLRVALRVPGLGRYGLTAAEVPALVAKAKNASSMKANPLLLTDAELTEIATRSM, encoded by the coding sequence GTGAGCGTCCTCGCCTTCGAGTTCGCCACCGCCACCCGCATCGTCTTCGGCCCCGGCCGCGCGGCCGAGGCCCCCGAGGCCGTGCGCGCCCTGGGTGGGAGCCGGGTGCTGCTCGTCACGGGGAAGGACCCGACGCGGGCGCGCGCCCTGCAGGAAGGGCTGGAGCGGCTGGGCGTGCCCGTCCGCGTCTTCTCCGTGGACGGAGAGCCCACGGTGGAGCTGGCGCGGGAAGGCACGGCGGCGGCGGTGGAGTCCGGCTGTGACGCCGTGGTGGCGTTCGGCGGGGGCAGCGCGCTGGACGCGGGGAAGGCCATCGCCGCGCTGGCCGCCAACGGGGGAGACCCGCTGGACTACCTGGAGGTCATTGGCCGGGGAAAGCCGCTCACCCGCCCGGCGCTGCCCTTCGTGGCCATTCCCACCACGGCGGGCACGGGCTCGGAGGTGACGCGCAACGCGGTGCTGGGCTCGAGGGAGTCGAAGGTGAAGGCCAGCCTGCGCAGTCCGCACATGCTGCCGCGCCTGGCGCTGGTGGACCCGGACCTGCTCATCGGCGCGCCGTCGGTGGTGCTGGCCGCCAGCGGGATGGACGCCCTGTCGCAGCTCATCGAGCCGTTCCTCTCCGCGCGGGCCAACCCGCTCACGGATGCGCTGGCCCGTGAGGGCATGCGCCGCTCGGCGCGCTCGCTGCGGCGCGCGGTGCTGGAGGGGCCGGACGCGGCCATGCGCGAGGACCTGGCGGCGGCGAGCCTCTTCGGCGGGCTGTGCCTGGCCAACTCGGGCCTGGGCGCGGTGCATGGCTTCGCGGCGCCGGTAGGCGGCATGTACGACGCGCCCCACGGTGCGGTGTGTGCGGCGCTGTTGCCTGCGGTGCTGGACGTGAATCTGCGAGCCCTCCGTGCGCGCGCCCCGGAGCACCCCGCGGTGCCGCGCTTCCAGGAGGTGGCGGTGCTGCTCACGGGCCGGGCCGACGCTCGCGCCGAGGATGCCCTGGCCTGGGTGGAGGACCTGCGCGTCGCGCTCCGCGTGCCGGGGCTGGGGCGCTACGGGCTGACGGCGGCGGAAGTCCCGGCGCTGGTGGCGAAGGCGAAGAATGCGAGCAGCATGAAGGCCAACCCCCTGTTACTCACGGACGCCGAGCTCACGGAAATCGCCACACGCTCGATGTAG
- a CDS encoding dienelactone hydrolase family protein produces MQDIDIKTADGTMDAKLFQPEQGQGSGPWPAVIMIPDAFGIRPVFEEMAKRLASEGYVVLLRNPFYRNGHASKLDLKGSFEEEVFRKRIYGLIGTLTPQALKTDAAAELDFLSKHPAVKGPKAGVAGYCFSGGIAVRMAADFPERIAAAASSHGGRLATDSPDSPHLLVGKVKGELYFGHADNDGSMPAEAIQKLDAALKQSGVKHVSELYPGARHGYSVPGSAAYDKDTAETHWRRLLDLFGRTLRG; encoded by the coding sequence ATGCAAGACATCGACATCAAGACCGCGGACGGAACGATGGACGCGAAGCTGTTCCAGCCCGAGCAGGGCCAGGGCTCGGGTCCGTGGCCCGCGGTCATCATGATTCCGGATGCCTTCGGAATCCGGCCGGTCTTCGAGGAGATGGCGAAGCGGCTCGCGTCCGAGGGCTACGTGGTGCTGCTGCGGAACCCCTTCTACCGGAACGGGCATGCGTCGAAGCTCGACCTCAAGGGCTCGTTCGAGGAGGAGGTGTTCCGCAAGCGCATCTACGGGCTCATCGGCACCCTGACGCCGCAGGCGCTGAAGACGGACGCGGCGGCGGAGCTGGACTTCCTCTCGAAGCACCCGGCGGTGAAGGGCCCGAAGGCGGGCGTGGCGGGGTACTGCTTCAGCGGCGGCATCGCGGTGCGCATGGCGGCGGACTTCCCGGAGCGTATCGCTGCGGCGGCGTCCTCGCATGGAGGGCGGCTGGCCACGGACTCGCCCGACAGCCCCCACCTGCTGGTCGGCAAGGTGAAGGGCGAGCTGTACTTCGGCCATGCGGACAACGACGGCTCCATGCCGGCCGAGGCCATCCAGAAGCTGGACGCGGCGCTGAAGCAGTCGGGCGTCAAGCACGTGTCCGAGCTGTACCCGGGTGCGCGCCATGGCTACTCCGTGCCGGGTTCGGCCGCGTACGACAAGGACACGGCCGAGACGCACTGGCGCAGGCTGCTGGACTTGTTCGGCAGGACGCTGCGGGGCTGA